A window of Trichoderma atroviride chromosome 3, complete sequence contains these coding sequences:
- a CDS encoding uncharacterized protein (EggNog:ENOG41): MILADYWPQGSGSILITSRDPMAKSMFTRRPLGLNLAPLSKQDSITLFNHLTSVSNEPEGDAARKITDVLGGVSLAISQMAGIIRRQELTLSEFLELYANHEEHTSLYETKFDTNLITYRHSLSTVWAFEKLKPPARQLLELVSFLDPDLIGEDLLMAASIELFSDGMQFKKSNYIEARSELLHSSLLYRDEQMQQISVHRLVQDAILTTMDNEKKELMFGQVAQILWGDWPSAMPKPSKDPELPKPKSTGGRLHVARWPVCASIYPHVLRMHQLWSSIPDLAEATNLLFAKLLSEAAWYQKERGRTKHFDGFFDTALSICESSAHADQQALLADIHFCLGAIAMDASDFDASRDHKEHSLDLVSKICKELGTEDERLYLAYAELGISRIQDKRYEEGEAHLKEALRIRKALGNYIPRSGDANLGWSLLAQGKLEECNTLLLDSLAGREKALGKDDRESVRTGLILYALGNLRAAQYEWDESFQYHQRAMCHMLATVGEKDFYTANISHKVAEHFIRLHRNEEAIAMINGALDIWSVDPAAHKNEIARTTFLKGKLFEATSKAQKASIALRVACRLRKEITKEDQDSKSLTMKDFDEIVAFWAR, encoded by the exons ATGATTCTGGCCGACTACTGGCCTCAAGGTAGCGGATCCATCCTGATCACCAGCCGTGACCCAATGGCGAAGAGCATGTTTACGAGAAGACCTCTGGGTCTGAATCTCGCTCCTCTGTCAAAACAAGACAGCATAACCCTCTTCAACCACCTGACCAGCGTTTCCAATGAGCCAGAAGGCGACGCCGCACGAAAAATTACCGATGTACTTGGTGGAGTTTCTTTGGCCATCTCTCAGATGGCCGGCATCATTCGTCGGCAGGAACTTACCCTATCCGAATTCTTAGAGCTGTATGCAAACCATGAAGAACATACCAGCCTTTATGAGACAAAATTCGATACCAATTTGATCACATATCGCCACTCTCTCTCCACTGTTTGGGCATTTGAGAAACTGAAACCTCCAGCTAGACAATTGTTGGAGTTGGTTTCATTTCTCGATCCAGACCTCATTGGAGAAGACCTATTGATGGCGGCATCCATTGAGCTGTTTTCAGATGGCATGCagttcaagaagagcaattACATAGAGGCTCGATCAGAACTCTTACATTCATCTCTACTCTACCGAGAtgagcagatgcagcagatatCGGTCCATCGCCTTGTCCAAGATGCAATTTTAACAACAATGgacaatgaaaagaaagaattaATGTTCGGACAAGTCGCACAAATTCTTTGGGGCGATTGGCCATCAGCCATGCCCAAGCCATCAAAGGACCCTGAGCTGCCCAAGCCCAAATCAACTGGTGGTAGATTGCATGTTGCGAGATGGCCTGTGTGTGCATCGATTTACCCTCACGTTCTAAGGATGCATCAACTTTGGTCAAGTATTCCAGATCTTGCTGAGGCCACCAATCTACTTTTTGCGAAACTACTAAGTGAAGCTGCATG GTATCAAAAAGAGCGTGGACGGACGAAACATTTCGACGGCTTCTTCGACACAGCGCTCAGTATCTGCGAGTCATCAGCACACGCAGATCAGCAAGCCCTACTTGCGGATATCCATTTTTGCTTGGGGGCCATTGCCATGGATGCGAGCGACTTCGACGCAAGTCGCGATCATAAGGAGCATTCCCTTGATCTAGTGTCCAAGATTTGCAAAGAGCTAGGAACTGAAGATGAGCGACTCTACCTCGCCTATGCAGAGCTAGGCATTTCACGTATCCAGGATAAACGGtatgaagaaggcgaagctCATCTCAAGGAGGCGCTACGCATACGCAAAGCGCTCGGCAACTACATTCCTCGATCAGGCGATGCTAATCTCGGCTGGTCCCTCCTCGCGCAAGGCAAGCTTGAAGAGTGTAACACCCTTCTTCTAGATAGCCTGGCGGGTAGAGAAAAGGCCTTGGGCAAAGATGACAGGGAATCTGTGCGAACTGGGCTGATTCTTTACGCACTTGGTAACCTCCGTGCTGCGCAATATGAATGGGACGAGAGCTTCCAATACCACCAGAGAGCAATGTGCCACATGCTTGCTACAGTAGGAGAAAAAGACTTTTACACAGCAAATATCTCCCACAAGGTCGCCGAGCACTTCATTCGCTTGCATCGAAACGAAGAAGCCAT AGCAATGATCAACGGAGCGCTGGATATTTGGTCAGTTGATCCTGCTGCTCATAAGAACGAAATTGCGCGCACGACCTTTCTCAAGGGCAAATTGTTTGAAGCAACAAGCAAGGCGCAAAAGGCTTCCATCGCTCTTCGGGTTGCATGTCGCTTGAGGAAAGAGATTACCAAGGAAGACCAAGATTCGAAGAGCTTGACAATGAAGGATTTTGACGAGATTGTTGCGTTTTGGGCTCGCTGA
- a CDS encoding uncharacterized protein (EggNog:ENOG41~TransMembrane:3 (o20-39i51-74o86-105i)) gives MNGTKVLDNSTWGHDELSLLRGWIAASENIMSFLTAAPCGMAADIYGRKRILQLSIAGTILAQAFDAVICRFPETFPIHLMGLKGLWALLGGGSTVFSAMIFTISSDISLDTQRY, from the exons ATGAATGGCACAAAGGTTTTAGACAACTCCACTTGGGGTCACGACGAATTGTCTCTACTTCGAGGCTGGATAGCGGCTTCCGAAAATATCATGAGTTTCTTAACCGCTGCACCGTGTGGTATGGCGGCTGATATATATGGACGTAAACGAATACTCCAGTTGTCTATTGCTGGTACCATCTTGGCGCAGGCATTTGACGCGGTAATAT GTCGATTCCCAGAAACGTTCCCAATCCACTTGATGGGGTTGAAGGGACTTTGGGCTCTATTAGGGGGTGGTAGCACCGTTTTTTCGGCCATGATATTTACTATATCAAGTGACATCAGTCTAGATACGCAAAG ATATTGA
- a CDS encoding uncharacterized protein (EggNog:ENOG41~TransMembrane:7 (n12-20c26/27o256-274i294-312o318-333i340-359o371-395i402-420o432-453i)~SECRETED:SignalP(1-26)), with protein MAMIAVRHLIRVSLALVGLFPWLGLSLDVAIHQECVAAVFGIIGNLNFEGVGYGEYYLGLCQNPLKATSVYAISRAYCPPNDLDTGFTYFGLACQTYGSVELIPEADLAANLTAQAVNSFPILDQDDPRVLTNLTTPILISREWFELGFRTEDTWDYEARTHAAYGYAMYGFWGGVLVIGFLHRIITLINESRLSPSSIGPEDTGRADSREKQTEKSRLFVSMYSWIRKNLITPSALPPYRRQSLFGCTIPTRIEVFIVLSYWVVSFILCCVNYRGFKGNLYWSAVAPQIWRYIADRAGIMAYSNLPLMWMFSGRNNVFIWLTGWQFSTFNLFHRHIARVATLQAIFHSIAYTAFYFTSGDTVDYRASFKEAWWCLGVVATISMSFIVLFSFSWFRRKIYESFLLIHIVLSVVLIVALFHHTSIFDGEYNPYLWPLVAIWSFDRFLRIVRVVYCNLHVRLRKKALHRSVAAISYDQDANIVRVDINTHVKPKPGQHYYLYQPFRFTGWENHPFTLAYWSQSTEETAQIQTGSPATNNATNPPSRIHAVAEDEYILSFWIRPYDGWTRRLRDMCLKSQPTSKLSSVSRQAILLEGPYGMAEPLWAFDEVLLIAGGSGVAAMIPYILDHVSRAAAGQTRIRGLTLVWSDRKQSYLRRIGQQELAAALTRDDVRCIFYCTDSAKASIDSLPLPSPDEISIENTCKETKECGVLKDKEAAEDIHEADSLIFRTGRPDIPMLIESAAASAIESGSRLAVMACGPGELADTAREATHRAMQNHSNSVEYFEEAFGW; from the exons ATGGCCATGATAGCCGTGAGACATCTGATCAGAGTCAGCTTGGCTCTGGTTGGCTTATTTCCATGGCTTGGACTATCACTTGATGTCGCTATCCACCAGGAATGTGTTGCCGCTGTTTTTGGTATTATCGGAAATCTCAACTTTGAAGGCGTCGGTTACGGTGAATACTATTTGGGACTTTGCCAAAACCCTCTGAAAGCCACTTCTGTCTACGCTATTTCTAGGGCATATTGCCCGCCAAATGACCTAGATACCGGGTTCACCTACTTCGGCTTGGCCTGTCAGACCTATGGCAGCGTGGAACTCATCCCAGAAGCAGACCTAGCTGCTAATTTGACTGCTCAAGCAGTTAACAGCTTTCCTATCCTTGATCAGGATGATCCGAGGGTTTTGACTAACCTTACGACGCCAATTCTGATCTCGAGAGAGTGGTTTGAATTGGGTTTCCGCACAGAG GACACGTGGGATTATGAAGCCCGAACGCATGCTGCCTATGG ATACGCAATGTATGGTTTCTGGGGCGGTGTTCTCGTCATTGGATTTCTGCATCGAATTATCACCTTGATCAATGAAAGCCGGCTGTCACCGTCATCTATCGGCCCCGAGGACACGGGAAGAGCAGATAGTCGCGAGAAACAAACTGAAAAAAGCCGTCTATTTGTATCGATGTACTCATGGATCCGCAAAAACCTTATTACTCCAAGCGCTCTGCCTCCATATCGCCGCCAGTCTTTGTTCGGATGCACCATACCAACTCGCATCGAGGTATTCATCGTCTTGTCATATTGGGTCGTTAGTTTCATACTTTGTTGTGTAAACTACCGAGGATTCAAAGGCAACCTTTA CTGGTCTGCCGTTGCTCCTCAGATATGGCGATATATTGCCGACCGAGCAGGCATCATGGCTTATTCCAACTTACCCTTGATGTGGATGTTCAGTGGGCGTAACAACGTTTTCATCTGGCTAACGGGCTGGCAATTCTCTACGTTCAACCTCTTCCATAGACATATCGCTCGCGTAGCGACTTTGCAAGCTATCTTCCATTCCATTGCATATACGGCTTTCTATTTCACTTCAGGCGATA CGGTTGATTACCGAGCATCGTTCAAGGAGGCTTGGTGGTGTCTAGGAGTCGTG GCAACGATTTCAATGAGTTTTAttgttctcttctctttcagtTGGTTCCGTCGCAAGATCTATGAGTCTTTCCTTCTGATCCACATCGTTTTATCTGTCGTGTTGATTGTCGCTCTTTTCCA CCACACGTCCATATTTGATGGGGAATACAATCCTTATTTATGGCCTCTGGTCGCCATTTGGAGCTTTGATCGCTTCCTAAGGATTGTTCGAGTAGTCTATTGCAATCTCCACGTACGACTGCGCAAAAAGGCACTCCATCGTAGTGTTGCCGCGATATCCTACGACCAGGACGCCAATATCGTCCGTGTCGATATCAACACGCACGTAAAGCCAAAACCCGGTCAACACTATTATCTCTACCAGCCTTTCCGCTTTACTGGCTGGGAAAACCATCCTTTCACTTTAGCATACTGGAGCCAGTCCACGGAAGAAACTGCCCAGATTCAGACTGGTTCCCCGGCCACAAATAACGCAACAAATCCGCCGTCGAGAATTCATGCAGTCGCTGAAGACGAGTatattctctctttctgGATTCGCCCCTATGATGGCTGGACACGCCGTCTTCGTGATATGTGTCTAAAGTCTCAACCTACATCCAAACTCTCTTCGGTCTCCAGACAGGCTATCCTCCTTGAAGGCCCTTACGGCATGGCCGAGCCACTGTGGGCGTTTGACGAGGTTCTTCTTATTGCAGGCGGGTCTGGTGTTGCGGCCATGATACCGTATATACTTGATCATGTCTCACGGGCCGCTGCAGGCCAAACGCGCATACGTGGACTCACGCTGGTTTGGTCCGATCGTAAACAATCTTATCTCCGTCGGATTGGTCAACAGGAACTCGCGGCAGCACTTACACGGGACGACGTCAGATGTATCTTTTACTGCACAGATTCCGCAAAAGCTTCCATCGACTCTTTACCATTACCGTCTCCAGATGAAATCTCAATAGAGAACACATGCAAAGAGACGAAAGAATGCGGTGTGCTCAAAGATAAAGAGGCAGCTGAAGACATACACGAGGCCGATTCTTTAATTTTCAGGACGGGCAGGCCTGATATTCCGATGCTCATTGAGAGTGCAGCGGCTTCTGCTATCGAGTCTGGATCACGGCTAGCTGTGATGGCGTGTGGCCCCGGTGAGTTGGCAGATACGGCCAGGGAAGCGACACATCGGGCTATGCAGAATCATAGCAATTCTGTTGAGTATTTTGAAGAGGCGTTTGGATGGTAG
- a CDS encoding uncharacterized protein (EggNog:ENOG41~SECRETED:SignalP(1-23)) → MGGLHIRAALSLGALYAWFDAAADFLMTYSPFHFIADANVSVGVRFSMDIWFVTVQISVEIGARLSLMGPPLRGIVHVDFWVFGFDIAFGDPAGAAQSLDISFQDFWDLVTQAESSSSKRVEAGGKAAHLFSCNKGLLAQETEKDSKPDDKGLVGEKDKDVKANDTWLVRSGVFQFTIECQFAVQLVTVNNKKALEPQSVTIDDIYAKPMRLSERIDSTLSVTIGGPDNSTSVWKATSAWKDVPQALWGQYKESEDPNVSRPGSDFSNLLNSGGSMCRLIMGVVIEAPIPQVSLDNMPEYCVDKAMKNNIFDDGNEPKFQENVDESTAFAPLPRTLGAENWTALREAWEASPDPRLAVDMWEDIFKTTGLVKTKPTKLIDHNADLYLSAPLLGKTWPREGLQKDDETAFPHIE, encoded by the exons ATGGGCGGCCTTCACATTAGAGCTGCCTTGTCTCTTGGTGCCTTGTACGCCTGGTTCGACGCGGCCGCCGACTTTCTCATGACATACTCTCCATTCCATTTTATTGCAGACGCCAATGTATCAGTTGGCGTGCGCTTCTCAATGGACATCTGGTTCGTCACCGTCCAGATCTCCGTGGAGATTGGTGCCCGCCTCTCTCTCATGGGTCCACCGCTACGAGGTATTGTTCACGTTGACTTTTGggtctttggctttgataTCGCCTTTGGCGatccagctggagcagcccaGTCTCTTGATATCTCGTTCCAGGATTTCTGGGACCTGGTCACCCAGGCCGAAAGTAGCTCCTCCAAACGTGTCGAGGCCGGTGGGAAGGCCGCTCATCTCTTCTCCTGCAACAAAggcctcctcgcccaagAAACTGAGAAAGACAGCAAACCGGATGACAAGGGTCTCGTCggagaaaaagacaaagatgtGAAAGCCAATGACACCTGGCTTGTACGCAGCGGCGTGTTCCAGTTCACCATTGAGTGTCAATTCGCAGTACAGTTGGTCACAGTCAACAATAAAAAGGCCCTCGAGCCTCAAAGCGTCACAATTGATGATATCTACGCTAAGCCAATGCGTCTCAGCGAAAGAATAGATTCGACGCTCTCGGTGACGATAGGAGGTCCTGACAACTCCACCAGCGTATGGAAGGCGACATCCGCATGGAAAGACGTTCCTCAAGCCCTCTGGGGACAGT ATAAAGAATCTGAAGACCCTAATGTCTCCCGCCCAGGGAGTGACTTCTCCAACCTGCTCAACAGTGGAGGCAGCATGTGCCGCCTGATTATGGGCGTCGTCATAGAGGCGCCGATTCCGCAAGTCTCATTAGACAACATGCCCGAGTACTGTGTCGACAAGGCCATGAAGAATAACATCTTTGACGATGGAAACGAGCCGAAATTCCAGGAAAATGTGGATGAGAGTACAGCCTTTGCCCCGCTGCCGCGGACCCTAGGCGCAGAAAATTGGACGGCCTTGAGGGAGGCATGGGAGGCTTCGCCTGATCCCAGATTAGCCGTGGATATGTGGGAGGACATTTTCAAAACCACGGGGCTTGTTAAAACGAAGCCTACTAAGCTCATTGACCACAATGCCGATTTGTATTTGTCTGCTCCATTACTAGGCAAGACCTGGCCTAGAGAGGGGTTACAAAAGGACGATGAAACTGCGTTTCCACATATCGAGTGA